From Excalfactoria chinensis isolate bCotChi1 chromosome 4, bCotChi1.hap2, whole genome shotgun sequence, one genomic window encodes:
- the CASP3 gene encoding caspase-3 — MTDLKDGPHSGEDLSDAKSFPGSKGMNLPASKSVDSGILPDDSYRMDYPEMGLCVIINNKNFHRDTGLSSRSGTDADAASVREVFMKLGYKIKLNNDLSSKDIFKLLKNVSEEDHSKRSSFVCVLLSHGDEGLFYGTDGPLELKVLTSLFRGDKCRSLAGKPKLFFIQACRGTELDSGIEADSGPDETVCQKIPVEADFLYAYSTAPGYYSWRNAAEGSWFIQSLCRMLKEHARKLELMQILTRVNRRVAEYESCSTRQDFNAKKQIPCIVSMLTKEFYFPC, encoded by the exons ATGACAGACTTAAAAGATGGACCACACTCGGGGGAAGATCTGTCAGATGCAAAATCTTTCCCTGGTTCCAAAGG AATGAACTTACCTGCTAGCAAGTCTGTGGACTCTGGAATTCTGCCTGATGACAGTTACAGAATGGATTATCCAGAGATGGGATTATGTGTTATAATAAACAATAAGAACTTCCACCGAGATACCG GACTGTCATCTCGTTCAGGCACGGATGCAGATGCTGCAAGTGTCAGAGAAGTTTTTATGAAGCTGGGATATAAAATCAAGCTTAACAATGATCTGTCaagcaaagatatttttaagcTATTAAAAAATG tTTCTGAAGAAGATCACAGCAAGCGGagcagttttgtttgtgtgttgttAAGCCATGGCGATGAAGGACTCTTCTATGGTACAGATGGCCCTCTTGAACTGAAAGTACTAACAAGCCTTTTCAGAGGTGACAAGTGCAGAAGTCTGGCAGGGAAACCCAAACTCTTTTTCATTCAG GCCTGTAGAGGAACAGAACTAGATTCTGGTATTGAAGCAGACAGTGGACCAGATGAAACAGTGTGTCAGAAAATACCTGTGGAAGCAGACTTCCTGTATGCATATTCTACTGCTCCTG GCTATTACTCCTGGAGGAACGCAGCTGAAGGCTCCTGGTTTATTCAGTCTCTGTGTAGAATGCTGAAGGAACATGCCAGGAAACTTGAACTCATGCAGATTTTAACTCGTGTCAATCGCAGAGTGGCAGAATACGAATCCTGTTCCACTCGGCAGGATTTCAATGCAAAGAAACAGATTCCATGCATTGTGTCTATGCTTACCAAAGAATTTTACTTTCCTTGCTAA